CGGAAGGTGTCCGCTTCGGCATCGCTGACCGGGCGGATCAAACCGGGCGTCTCCTACGAGGGGGTGGCCACCTTCTACGACGTGGGCAACGGCGACGGCGCCTGCCTGTACGGCCCCACCGACGACGTCATGACCGCGGCGATGAACCACACCGACTACGAGACGTCCAAGGCGTGCGGGGCGTACATCCGCGTCCGGGCCGGGAGCGGCGCCTCGGTCACGGTCCGCATCACCAACGAGTGCCCCCTGCCCTGCGCACCCGGCCAACTCGACCTCAGCCCCCAGGCGTTCGCGAAACTCGCCGCCCCCGTGCAGGGCCGGATCCCGATCACCTGGAGCCTGCTGAGCCCCAGCACCTCCGACACGGTCTCGATCCGGTACAAGACCGGATCGAGCCGCTACTGGTGCGGTGTCCAGGCGATCGGCCACCGCAACCCGCTGGCCCGACTGGAAGTCGAAACCGCCTCCGGCTGGAAGGAGTTGCCCCGCACGGATTACAACTACTTCCTTTCCGAGCAGGGCAGCGGATGCGGTGGTGCGATCAGGATCACCGACATCTACGGTGAGCGACTGGAAATAGACGGTATCGGAGTGAAGCCGGACGTCGTGCAGCCGACCCGGGTCCAGTTCGCCCAGCACTGACCGTCAGTTCAACAGCTCGCAGACCTCCACGAAATCGTCGTAGGCCTCGCCGTACTGGTGGGCGGCGAGAAGGAACATGGAACGGTCCGTCAAAGCACGGGCCAGCACTTCCTTGTCGGCGAGACGGCGGGCGAGATCCACGTGTTCATTGAATACGGGCCGGAGCGGCTTCAGAATGAGATGGCTCCGGTTTTCCCGGTCAACGGCACACCGGATCGTGAGTCTTCGGTGCACGGCGACCAGTTCAGGCAGGTACCTGCCCGGATCGGTCCTCGCCGCCTCCCGCAGTTCCTCGACCCGCTCTTCGAGGGACGACATGCTGCCGACATAGGCCTGCTTGATGTCGGGCGACCATTGGTGGAAAGCCGATCCGAAAGACGGGCCCGGCGCACTCGCGGACGGCACCGGCTCCGCCGAACGGCCGGACATGGCGAACAGCGTGGTCCAGCACAGGTGCATGTTGCTCCAGCTCTTGCGCTCCCCGGTCAGGTCCAACTCGGTGAGCAGGGCGAGGGCCTCCTGCCGGGCCGCCACGGCCTCGGCGCGGCGCCCCACGCCGTCCAGCAACCCGGCCAGGTGGACCAGCTCCCACGTGAGGATGGCCAGGGCGGTGCGGTCCTCGGCACATCTAGCGCGGGTGTCGTCCACGAGCTCCGTGAGGACCTCCACAGCGGCCTCGTGACGGCCGGAGGCGTCCAGCGCGGCCACCCACTCGACCATGTCCCAGAACGACAGTTCCGCCGATTCCCGTCCGTGCTCGGATCGGACCATCTGCTCGCACCATTCCGCGGCTTCCCGGTACCGGCCCTCCTCGGCCAGAACGACCACCAGCGGCCCGTGCCCGTACAGAGGGCTTTTCACCTGACCGAGTTCGAATCCTGATTTCCCGGCCTCGGCCATCTCCTCGCACATGGCGAATCCCTCGGCCCGGCGGCCGAGGAGATACAGCTGGTGCCGACAGGCGTCCAGGGTACGGACGAGCAGATCGGTCTTCTTCGGATCTTTGTCGTCGATGGCGCGCGCCGCGGCCACGGCTTCTGCCCGACGG
This portion of the Streptomyces canus genome encodes:
- a CDS encoding expansin EXLX1 family cellulose-binding protein gives rise to the protein MASRTHRSPSPGRRRTALVSVAAAVVVAVVAALIVAFGPDHETDTAGSAAATAVAGTPDTPTPTAQEPKPATASPSASARTSSPKATASTASPRPSTAPVSHPARKVSASASLTGRIKPGVSYEGVATFYDVGNGDGACLYGPTDDVMTAAMNHTDYETSKACGAYIRVRAGSGASVTVRITNECPLPCAPGQLDLSPQAFAKLAAPVQGRIPITWSLLSPSTSDTVSIRYKTGSSRYWCGVQAIGHRNPLARLEVETASGWKELPRTDYNYFLSEQGSGCGGAIRITDIYGERLEIDGIGVKPDVVQPTRVQFAQH